In a genomic window of Trachemys scripta elegans isolate TJP31775 chromosome 12, CAS_Tse_1.0, whole genome shotgun sequence:
- the MMP24 gene encoding matrix metalloproteinase-24 isoform X2, which produces MAPFYQYMETHNFKLPQDDLQGIQKIYGPPAEPLEPTRPLPTLPVRRIHSPSERKHERQPRPPRPPLGDRPSTPGMKPNICDGNFNTVALFRGEMFVFKDRWFWRLRNNRVQEGYPMQIEQFWKGLPAKIDAAYERSDGKFVFFKGDKYWVFKEVTAEPGYPHGLVELGSCLPREGIDTALRWEPVGKTYFFKGDKYWRYNEDKRATDPGYPKPITVWRGIPQAPQGAFISKEGFYTYFYKGKEYWKFDNQRLSVEPGYPRSILKDWMGCNQKEVEQSKERRFPHDDVDIMVTINDVPSTVNAIAVVIPCILSLCILVLVYTIFQFKNKEVQQNVTYYKRPVQEWV; this is translated from the exons gtCCACCTGCTGAGCCACTGGAGCCCACCAGACCTTTACCAACTCTTCCTGTGCGCAGGATTCATTCCCCTTCGGAAAGGAAACATGAAAGACAGCCAAGACCCCCCAGGCCACCTTTAGGTGATAGGCCATCAACTCCAGGCATGAAACCCAACATCTGTGATGGCAACTTTAACACTGTGGCTCTGTTCAGAggagaaatgtttgttttcaag GATCGTTGGTTTTGGCGTCTGCGCAACAACCGAGTGCAGGAGGGGTATCCCATGCAGATTGAACAGTTCTGGAAAGGCCTTCCTGCAAAGATTGATGCTGCCTATGAGAGATCTGATGGGAAATTCGTTTTCTTTAAAG GCGATAAATATTGGGTTTTCAAGGAAGTGACAGCAGAGCCAGGGTACCCACACGGCCTGGTGGAGCTGGGAAGCTGTCTCCCCCGGGAAGGCATCGACACAGCTTTGCGATGGGAGCCAGTAGGCAAAACCTATTTCTTCAAAGGCGACAAGTACTGGCGCTATAACGAGGACAAGAGAGCGACTGACCCAGGATACCCAAAGCCCATCACTGTGTGGAGGGGAATCCCACAGGCCCCACAAGGAGCGTTCATCAGCAAAGAAGGCT TTTATACCTACTTCTATAAAGGGAAGGAGTACTGGAAGTTCGATAACCAGAGGCTGAGTGTGGAGCCAGGCTACCCCAGGTCAATCCTCAAAGACTGGATGGGCTGCAACCAAAAGGAAGTTGAACAAAGCAAAGAGAGACGCTTCCCCCATGATGATGTGGATATTATGGTGACAATCAATGATGTGCCTAGCACTGTAAATGCAATTGCAGTAGTTATCCCTTGCATCTTATCTCTGTGTATCCTTGTCTTGGTATATACCATCTtccagtttaaaaacaaagaagtgCAGCAAAACGTTACCTATTACAAACGACCTGTCCAGGAATGGGTATGA